In Ensifer canadensis, a genomic segment contains:
- a CDS encoding GumC family protein, which produces MFNVDDEKRPVPRASLLDIAAGGPRVSARAQKPDAKGRGSAGSSLLDRFVEADQAATQPGYAASRHAARATPQPKIPSALSGPATRPQRGLGGADGKIARWLAGRDADDASDGSGGDALLPPGDRPLVDIKAVLRSVWQVRFVIAATTILGAVAGVAIALSTPSIYLSESRLYIDPREVRLTDSDLSKQSLATEAILALVDSQLEVLRSRTVMEKVARDLDLQNDAEFSGTGAAEGEVSPRTLQKLSDAIRVWRDPKTFIVIVEAQSRSPERSALIVNRLVETFLGEETAAQSGFFQKTTAALDQRISELKAELDTAEKAIEEYKARNDIVGAGGELIADKQLLSLSDQVAAARNRIAEAKAKADVSGKVRLDDVLTGAFPEEVSSMALAELRKQYAATRAQLSSLDASLGPRHPQRIAAVQSLESSRAEIANELRRIAATAQTELDRAESAERDLVRQFAAQKARQINSSGEMVELRELERNAAATREIYESFLKRASETREEEKLTAKNIRVVSRAEPALQPKGPSRKIIVIGATLAGFFAGFGLGILLGIYRSLNGLFVGPRGAPPETVDPDPPEPGTDPEPGPGARNEQEMKAREPDLPPPFSPAAHHAQSLAAAYLASRELASQASPTRPSPLAIEPEDDLGIAKVQDDLRALRSRVESYSRQKVARR; this is translated from the coding sequence ATGTTCAACGTCGACGACGAAAAACGCCCGGTTCCGCGTGCATCGTTGCTCGATATCGCAGCAGGGGGCCCGCGGGTCTCGGCGCGCGCGCAAAAGCCCGACGCCAAAGGCCGAGGATCCGCCGGCTCGTCGTTGCTCGACCGCTTTGTCGAGGCCGATCAAGCGGCTACACAGCCGGGCTATGCCGCGTCGCGGCATGCAGCTCGCGCGACACCCCAACCCAAGATACCGTCGGCACTGAGCGGTCCGGCTACTCGGCCGCAGCGTGGCCTTGGCGGTGCGGACGGCAAGATTGCCCGGTGGCTGGCCGGTCGGGATGCGGACGACGCCTCCGACGGTTCGGGTGGAGATGCATTGCTGCCACCCGGTGACAGACCGCTCGTCGACATCAAGGCCGTGCTTCGCTCCGTCTGGCAGGTTCGTTTCGTCATTGCCGCCACGACGATACTCGGCGCCGTCGCCGGCGTCGCGATCGCCCTGTCGACACCCAGCATCTATCTCTCGGAGAGCAGGCTCTATATCGACCCGCGCGAGGTGCGGCTGACGGATTCCGATCTCTCCAAGCAGTCGCTGGCGACGGAAGCCATTCTTGCGCTTGTCGACAGCCAGCTCGAGGTTCTGCGCTCGCGCACCGTGATGGAGAAGGTCGCACGTGATCTCGATCTGCAGAACGATGCCGAGTTTTCAGGAACTGGCGCGGCGGAAGGCGAAGTCTCGCCGCGCACCCTGCAGAAACTGAGCGACGCCATCCGCGTCTGGCGCGATCCCAAGACCTTCATCGTCATCGTCGAAGCGCAGAGCCGAAGCCCGGAGAGATCGGCGCTGATCGTCAACCGCCTGGTCGAAACCTTTCTGGGCGAGGAGACGGCGGCACAGTCCGGCTTCTTCCAGAAGACCACCGCGGCGCTCGATCAGCGTATCTCCGAACTCAAGGCCGAACTCGATACCGCTGAAAAGGCGATCGAGGAATACAAGGCGCGCAACGATATCGTCGGCGCCGGCGGCGAGCTGATCGCCGACAAACAACTGCTCAGCCTCAGCGATCAGGTCGCTGCTGCGCGCAACCGGATCGCCGAAGCAAAGGCGAAGGCCGACGTGTCCGGCAAGGTCCGGCTCGATGACGTGCTGACCGGCGCCTTTCCGGAGGAAGTCAGCTCGATGGCGCTCGCCGAGCTGCGCAAGCAATATGCGGCGACCAGGGCGCAGTTGAGCTCGCTCGATGCAAGCCTCGGTCCCCGTCACCCGCAGCGCATTGCCGCCGTACAGTCGCTTGAATCCTCCCGCGCCGAGATCGCCAATGAGCTGCGGCGCATTGCGGCCACCGCCCAGACCGAACTCGATCGTGCCGAGAGTGCGGAGCGGGATCTGGTCCGGCAGTTCGCAGCGCAGAAGGCCCGCCAGATCAATTCGTCCGGCGAGATGGTCGAGCTGCGCGAACTGGAGCGAAATGCTGCCGCGACCCGCGAAATCTACGAGTCCTTCCTGAAGCGCGCCAGCGAAACGCGCGAGGAAGAAAAGCTGACGGCCAAGAACATCCGCGTCGTTTCGCGGGCGGAGCCTGCGTTGCAGCCCAAGGGGCCGTCGCGCAAGATCATCGTCATCGGCGCAACGCTTGCGGGCTTTTTCGCCGGTTTCGGTCTCGGTATCCTGCTCGGCATCTATCGCAGCCTGAACGGGTTGTTTGTCGGCCCGAGGGGTGCGCCGCCGGAGACTGTCGACCCGGATCCGCCAGAGCCGGGCACCGACCCGGAACCGGGGCCTGGCGCGCGCAATGAGCAAGAAATGAAGGCGCGCGAACCGGATCTGCCGCCGCCATTCTCGCCAGCAGCCCACCATGCGCAGTCGCTGGCTGCCGCCTATCTCGCTTCGCGCGAGCTGGCAAGCCAGGCTTCCCCGACAAGGCCGTCGCCCCTGGCTATCGAGCCCGAGGACGATCTCGGCATCGCTAAGGTGCAGGACGATCTTCGCGCGCTCAGGTCGCGCGTCGAGAGCTACTCCCGCCAGAAGGTCGCGCGTCGCTGA
- a CDS encoding substrate-binding domain-containing protein — translation MAVNLKQLAELLGLSQTTVSRALNGYPEVNAETRQRVLQAVRETGYRPNRAAQRLATGKAYSIGMVMPIAAGIDSDVHFGEFLAGLGEEAVKHDFHFVLNPSAPEDEEATFQRLAASGNVDALFLAYMRANDPRIAMLKSLSMPFVVHGRSIGEARDYPFLDIDNTGAFYDATRLLIQLGHQRIALINGPDYLTFSIRRHKGMARALAEHGLNLDETLVHHSLMTDEHGYRSMQRFLQQPDAPTAVLCSSTVLALGAVRAINQAGLAMGRDISLIAHDDVLPMLKPENFSVPLTTTRSSLRAAGGRIATRLIAGILKSGDYPDQELWRAELIVRASTGPAPQK, via the coding sequence ATGGCGGTCAATCTCAAGCAGCTCGCGGAACTGCTCGGCCTGTCGCAGACGACAGTCAGCCGGGCGCTGAACGGCTACCCGGAAGTCAATGCGGAAACCCGCCAACGCGTGCTGCAGGCCGTGCGCGAAACGGGCTATCGGCCGAACCGGGCCGCCCAGCGCCTCGCTACCGGCAAGGCCTATTCGATCGGCATGGTCATGCCGATAGCGGCCGGCATCGATTCCGACGTGCATTTCGGCGAATTCCTCGCGGGCCTCGGCGAGGAAGCGGTCAAGCACGACTTCCATTTCGTGCTCAATCCGAGCGCGCCGGAAGACGAGGAGGCGACCTTCCAGCGCCTGGCCGCCAGCGGCAACGTCGACGCACTGTTCCTCGCCTATATGCGCGCCAACGACCCGCGCATCGCGATGCTCAAATCGCTGTCGATGCCCTTTGTCGTCCATGGGCGCTCGATCGGCGAGGCACGGGACTATCCTTTCCTCGACATCGACAACACCGGCGCCTTCTATGACGCGACACGGCTGCTGATCCAGCTCGGGCATCAGCGGATTGCGCTGATCAACGGACCCGACTACCTGACCTTTTCCATCCGCCGCCATAAGGGCATGGCCCGGGCGCTGGCCGAGCATGGGCTCAACCTCGACGAAACCCTCGTCCACCACTCGCTTATGACCGACGAACACGGATATCGCAGCATGCAGCGCTTCCTGCAGCAGCCCGACGCGCCGACCGCGGTGCTCTGTTCAAGCACCGTGCTGGCGCTTGGCGCCGTCAGGGCGATCAACCAGGCGGGACTGGCGATGGGCCGCGACATCTCGCTGATCGCGCATGACGATGTGCTGCCGATGCTGAAGCCGGAGAATTTCAGCGTGCCGCTGACGACGACGCGGTCGTCGCTCCGGGCAGCCGGCGGGCGCATCGCGACCCGACTGATTGCAGGCATCCTCAAGAGCGGCGATTATCCCGACCAGGAACTCTGGCGCGCCGAATTGATCGTCCGCGCCTCGACTGGCCCCGCTCCGCAGAAATGA
- a CDS encoding carbohydrate ABC transporter permease: protein MQQLVFAVGTMVAGVLGCAAYFWGTSFILDLIFPSKGRSGVEASRNLRITNAIRPWLFLAPALFALTIYLIYPVIMSVWFSLHDRAGQNFVGASNYVWMLNDGEFRQSIFNNFLWLLVVPALATFFGLVIAALTDRIWWGNIAKTLIFMPMAISFVGAAVIWKFIYDYRAEGTEQIGLLNAIVVAFGGDPQAWITLPFWNNFFLMAILVWIQTGFAMVILSAALRGIPEETVEAAVIDGANGWQIFFKIMVPQIWGTIAVVWTTITILVLKVFDIVLAMTNGQWQSQVLANLMFDWMFRGGGDFGRGAAIAVVIMVLVIPIMIWNIRNAAKEMKGH from the coding sequence ATGCAACAGCTCGTCTTTGCCGTAGGAACGATGGTGGCCGGGGTTCTCGGCTGCGCCGCCTACTTCTGGGGAACCAGCTTCATTCTCGATCTGATTTTCCCATCGAAGGGGAGATCTGGTGTCGAGGCGTCGCGCAACCTGCGCATCACCAATGCCATCCGGCCATGGCTGTTTCTCGCCCCGGCGCTGTTCGCGTTGACGATCTACCTCATCTACCCCGTGATCATGTCGGTCTGGTTCAGCCTGCATGACCGCGCCGGACAAAACTTCGTCGGTGCCAGTAACTACGTCTGGATGCTGAACGACGGAGAGTTTCGCCAGTCGATCTTCAACAACTTCCTCTGGCTGCTGGTGGTGCCGGCGCTCGCGACCTTCTTCGGGCTGGTCATCGCCGCTTTGACCGACCGCATCTGGTGGGGCAACATCGCCAAGACGCTGATCTTCATGCCGATGGCGATCTCCTTCGTCGGCGCCGCCGTCATCTGGAAGTTTATCTATGATTATCGCGCCGAGGGCACGGAGCAGATCGGCCTCCTGAACGCGATCGTCGTTGCCTTCGGTGGCGATCCTCAGGCCTGGATCACGCTGCCTTTCTGGAACAACTTCTTCCTCATGGCCATCCTGGTCTGGATCCAGACCGGCTTCGCCATGGTGATCCTCTCGGCCGCCCTGCGCGGTATCCCGGAAGAGACGGTCGAGGCCGCCGTGATCGACGGCGCCAACGGCTGGCAGATCTTCTTCAAGATCATGGTGCCGCAGATCTGGGGCACGATCGCCGTCGTCTGGACGACGATCACTATTCTGGTCCTCAAGGTGTTCGATATCGTTCTGGCGATGACCAACGGGCAATGGCAGAGCCAGGTGCTCGCCAATCTCATGTTCGACTGGATGTTCCGCGGCGGCGGCGACTTTGGGCGCGGTGCGGCGATCGCCGTCGTCATCATGGTCCTCGTCATCCCGATCATGATCTGGAACATCCGCAATGCGGCCAAAGAAATGAAGGGGCACTGA
- a CDS encoding DUF6492 family protein → MLTEPSRRTAVVTASYANDFERCRLMCESMDRRLQGDWVHYLLVADFDVTLFRQLEGSRRQVIDERDLLPWWLRPVTDPLSGGRRKIWLSPFGLPLRGWHVQQLRRLALARHIDEAAMFAVDSDVVFLRDFDPATLWRDGRLTLYRKDAAIDANMRSNHLAWLAHSDRLLGIGPYALPANDYINTLIAWRNDTCRKLVDHVEALHGRNWVRAVTKTRAFSECTIYGRFVDEVMGGQGHKPSSDALCHVLWFDDSYRQGIAGLRDFLRDMAPHQIGIGVQSFVGHDLDDIRKAVVELASDDPVGRLAQRGIGQAEG, encoded by the coding sequence ATGCTGACCGAGCCCTCCAGGCGAACCGCTGTTGTCACTGCGTCCTACGCCAATGATTTCGAGCGCTGCCGCCTGATGTGCGAAAGCATGGATCGGCGGCTGCAGGGCGATTGGGTGCACTATCTGCTCGTCGCCGATTTCGACGTCACGCTTTTCCGGCAGCTCGAAGGATCGCGGCGGCAGGTCATCGACGAGCGCGATCTTCTGCCCTGGTGGCTGCGTCCCGTCACCGACCCGCTCTCGGGCGGGCGCCGCAAGATCTGGCTGAGCCCCTTTGGCCTACCACTGCGCGGCTGGCACGTTCAGCAGCTTCGACGTCTGGCGCTTGCCCGCCATATCGATGAGGCGGCGATGTTCGCGGTCGATTCCGATGTCGTCTTCCTTCGCGACTTCGACCCCGCCACACTCTGGCGGGACGGCCGACTGACGCTTTACCGCAAGGATGCGGCGATTGACGCAAATATGCGCTCCAATCATCTGGCATGGCTTGCGCATTCCGATCGGCTTCTCGGTATCGGCCCCTATGCGCTGCCGGCCAACGATTACATCAATACGTTGATCGCCTGGCGCAACGACACATGCCGCAAGCTCGTCGACCATGTCGAAGCGCTGCATGGCCGCAACTGGGTTCGAGCGGTGACAAAAACACGCGCCTTTTCCGAATGCACGATCTATGGCCGCTTCGTCGACGAGGTTATGGGCGGGCAGGGGCACAAGCCCTCATCCGATGCACTTTGCCACGTGCTCTGGTTCGACGACAGTTATCGGCAGGGCATTGCCGGCCTCAGGGATTTCCTAAGGGATATGGCCCCGCACCAGATCGGCATCGGCGTCCAGTCGTTCGTCGGCCACGATCTCGACGATATCCGCAAGGCCGTGGTCGAACTCGCGTCAGATGACCCGGTTGGCCGGCTTGCTCAGCGCGGTATAGGTCAGGCCGAAGGATAG
- the folD gene encoding bifunctional methylenetetrahydrofolate dehydrogenase/methenyltetrahydrofolate cyclohydrolase FolD, which translates to MTTVIDGKQVAASVIEAVKSATQALETDAGVRPGLAVVIVGNDPASHAYVSSKSKMAKECGFQSVQHTLPEETTQEDLAALVAKLNADAAIHGILVQLPLPKHLNSEPIIQSILPEKDVDGLHVVNAGKLATGDLEGGLVSCTPAGAMVFVRQTHGEDLSGLNAVVIGRSNLFGKPMAALLLAANATVTTAHSRTRDLPAVCRNADILVAAVGRAEMVKADWVKPGATVIDVGINRVSAPEKGEGKSKLVGDVAFSEVEKVAGVITPVPGGVGPMTIAMLMANTVIAAYRKAGRKPPRF; encoded by the coding sequence GTGACGACTGTGATTGATGGCAAGCAGGTTGCCGCTTCGGTTATCGAGGCCGTGAAATCCGCGACACAGGCGCTCGAAACTGATGCGGGCGTGCGCCCCGGTCTCGCGGTCGTGATCGTCGGCAATGATCCGGCAAGCCATGCCTATGTCTCTTCGAAGAGCAAGATGGCCAAGGAATGCGGTTTTCAGTCGGTCCAGCACACCTTGCCTGAAGAAACGACCCAGGAAGATCTGGCGGCGTTGGTTGCCAAGCTCAATGCGGACGCCGCCATCCACGGCATTCTGGTCCAGCTGCCGCTACCGAAGCATCTGAACTCCGAACCGATCATCCAGTCGATCCTGCCGGAAAAGGACGTGGACGGCCTGCACGTCGTCAACGCCGGCAAGCTTGCGACCGGCGATCTCGAAGGCGGTCTGGTTTCCTGCACGCCCGCCGGCGCGATGGTATTCGTGCGCCAGACCCATGGCGAAGACCTTTCGGGCCTGAATGCGGTGGTTATCGGCCGCTCGAACCTTTTCGGCAAACCGATGGCGGCCCTGCTTCTTGCCGCCAATGCGACCGTAACGACGGCCCATTCGCGCACCAGGGATCTGCCGGCAGTCTGCCGCAATGCCGATATTCTCGTGGCGGCTGTCGGTCGTGCGGAAATGGTCAAGGCGGATTGGGTCAAGCCCGGCGCCACCGTCATCGATGTCGGCATCAATCGCGTGTCCGCGCCGGAAAAGGGCGAAGGCAAATCCAAGCTCGTCGGTGACGTTGCATTTTCCGAAGTGGAAAAGGTCGCGGGCGTCATCACGCCGGTACCGGGCGGCGTCGGTCCGATGACCATCGCCATGCTGATGGCAAACACCGTCATCGCTGCCTATCGCAAGGCGGGTCGCAAGCCGCCGCGCTTCTGA
- a CDS encoding WecB/TagA/CpsF family glycosyltransferase, whose amino-acid sequence MTISVAASNVAVSQRMILGMPVADLGWASAFAFANDAVSRSSGQVSLAFLNANNANLMLKDTEYRDVLRRQIVFPDGHGVDIASYLFHGGMFPANLNGTDFVPALLTYLDRPMRIAMIGARPDVLARAAENFRKHAPWHEFLPVSDGFFDRSRSRELLADVRALRADILLVAMGSPMQEKWVDTYVGPQDARLVITVGALFDFVAQEFPRAPKLLRKLRLEWFYRLALEPKRMWRRYVLGNPLFLLRVFLHKLTGRARKSVGNSSLGARKC is encoded by the coding sequence GTGACCATATCTGTCGCCGCCTCGAACGTTGCGGTATCGCAGCGCATGATCCTGGGCATGCCGGTCGCCGATCTCGGCTGGGCGAGCGCTTTCGCCTTTGCCAACGACGCGGTTTCTCGCAGCAGTGGACAGGTGAGTCTTGCCTTTCTCAATGCGAACAACGCCAACCTGATGTTGAAGGACACCGAATATCGGGATGTGCTGCGCCGCCAGATCGTATTTCCCGATGGCCACGGCGTCGATATCGCTTCCTATTTGTTCCATGGAGGCATGTTCCCGGCCAATCTCAACGGCACCGATTTCGTTCCGGCCTTGCTGACCTACCTCGATCGGCCGATGCGGATCGCGATGATCGGCGCGCGGCCGGACGTATTGGCGCGCGCGGCCGAGAACTTTCGCAAACACGCGCCTTGGCACGAATTCCTGCCTGTTTCGGACGGTTTCTTCGATCGCAGCCGGTCGCGCGAACTGCTCGCCGACGTGCGGGCTCTGAGAGCCGATATTCTTCTCGTGGCAATGGGCAGCCCGATGCAGGAGAAATGGGTCGATACCTATGTCGGCCCGCAGGATGCACGGCTGGTGATCACCGTCGGCGCATTGTTCGATTTCGTCGCTCAGGAGTTCCCGCGTGCGCCGAAGCTTCTGCGCAAGCTGCGGCTCGAATGGTTCTACCGGCTGGCTCTTGAGCCGAAGCGCATGTGGCGCCGCTATGTCCTCGGCAACCCGCTGTTCCTGCTGCGTGTATTCCTGCACAAGCTGACGGGCCGCGCTCGAAAAAGCGTCGGCAACTCCAGCCTCGGAGCGCGAAAATGCTGA
- a CDS encoding lipopolysaccharide biosynthesis protein: MTGGSAGRLVLSLAYFIAVANTLSIADFGLFATASAAGIMISRALAFGFMSPLYRVATVKPLLVGTYSAGFLVGALLSLPVIALICVGTFIALFSRDMSAGTFAAFMAAEIICWRGLETAVIVLNGLGRFGRGALLVVIATAIRTAAALLFALLQVNTLGAWSQFYLAANAISLVIALVLFYPRVRLRWQPRLYFRRWGDSVSVAGAEILFYIQSEFDKIAVLAIGGPAVSGIYAILMRLADLTALPVRSFNTLLVQRIMRTPDAIARWPVRLSIEFAVAAASFVAIAAMAVYLYVFPNGLGHNVSAAAPIVAMILLVPSFRNLIEYHSELLYATGRTVRRMANLLVAGVVKVGLLAMLLTTTTDVAEWAPSLNLIFLVLYLLSFGLTYTALSKPANRVI; the protein is encoded by the coding sequence ATGACGGGGGGTTCGGCGGGGCGGCTCGTGTTGTCGCTTGCGTATTTTATCGCTGTTGCCAACACGCTTTCCATCGCCGATTTCGGTCTCTTTGCCACGGCGTCCGCCGCCGGCATCATGATCTCGCGCGCACTTGCCTTCGGCTTCATGTCGCCGCTCTACCGCGTGGCGACGGTGAAACCGCTGCTGGTGGGTACCTATAGCGCCGGGTTTCTCGTCGGCGCGCTGCTTTCCCTGCCGGTGATCGCACTGATCTGCGTCGGCACCTTCATCGCGCTTTTTTCACGCGACATGTCGGCCGGCACCTTTGCGGCCTTCATGGCGGCCGAGATCATCTGTTGGCGCGGGCTCGAAACGGCGGTCATCGTTCTCAACGGCCTCGGCCGCTTCGGCCGCGGCGCTCTGCTCGTGGTCATCGCCACGGCAATCCGCACGGCGGCGGCGCTGCTGTTTGCGCTGCTTCAGGTCAACACGCTTGGCGCCTGGTCGCAGTTCTATCTCGCCGCCAACGCCATCAGCCTCGTCATCGCTCTCGTACTGTTTTACCCAAGGGTGCGTCTTCGCTGGCAGCCCCGGCTCTACTTCCGCCGCTGGGGCGATTCGGTCTCGGTCGCAGGCGCCGAAATCCTCTTCTACATTCAGTCGGAGTTTGACAAGATCGCCGTGCTGGCGATCGGCGGCCCGGCCGTATCCGGCATCTATGCGATCCTGATGCGGCTTGCCGATCTGACCGCCCTGCCGGTGCGCTCGTTCAACACGCTGCTCGTCCAGCGGATCATGCGCACACCCGATGCGATCGCCCGCTGGCCCGTTCGCCTATCGATCGAGTTTGCCGTGGCTGCCGCCTCGTTTGTCGCCATCGCTGCAATGGCCGTTTATCTTTACGTTTTCCCGAACGGTCTGGGCCATAACGTTTCGGCTGCAGCACCGATCGTGGCGATGATCCTGCTGGTACCATCGTTCCGCAATCTGATCGAGTATCATTCGGAACTGCTCTATGCGACCGGCCGCACCGTGCGGCGCATGGCCAACCTGCTGGTCGCGGGCGTGGTGAAAGTGGGGTTGCTTGCGATGCTGCTGACGACGACCACGGATGTTGCCGAGTGGGCGCCATCGCTCAACCTGATCTTCCTGGTTTTGTATTTGCTATCCTTCGGCCTGACCTATACCGCGCTGAGCAAGCCGGCCAACCGGGTCATCTGA
- a CDS encoding glycosyltransferase family 4 protein → MHLVLVSSLVPVDNPASGFDIANRAVLDGLLALGHRVSVIGFLQPGRRPAPDCEMHLLGELEVTNAKAGRLQKLSWLATAFLNRTSVSSAKMLGVSAGRIQSILDGLAPFDGLVLNSVQLPAAFAQVFRSYPSIYVAHNVEADSALENAERAKGLLERFLFRREALYLERYEQQLAQNAVGLWTFAEADRLGFGRAVYDRAFVLPLVTGWDAPIVPDVQRQHDLGLIGTWSWRPNRLGLDWFLDQVVPHLPQDMSIAIAGQLDGAPVVSHPGIRFVGRVPDARAFVAASAVVPLISRGGTGVQLKSIETFELGMPSVATQASLRGIETIPENCTPTDDPREFARLLVEKVAHARAGLSQRLDGAAFHRTQKARMMQVMLDVLPGLAANDASAQVRPRLKVHDGGRS, encoded by the coding sequence ATGCATCTGGTCCTGGTTTCCTCACTCGTTCCCGTAGACAATCCCGCCTCCGGTTTCGATATCGCCAATCGTGCGGTGCTTGACGGTCTGCTCGCGCTTGGCCATCGGGTCAGTGTCATCGGATTTCTGCAGCCCGGGCGGCGCCCGGCGCCCGACTGCGAGATGCACCTGCTTGGCGAACTGGAAGTGACCAATGCCAAGGCTGGCCGCCTGCAAAAGCTGAGCTGGCTTGCGACCGCTTTTCTCAATCGCACCTCGGTGTCGTCAGCCAAGATGCTTGGCGTATCGGCGGGCCGGATCCAGTCGATCCTCGACGGGCTTGCACCCTTCGACGGTCTGGTCCTCAATTCCGTGCAACTGCCCGCGGCGTTCGCTCAAGTTTTCAGGTCCTATCCGTCGATCTATGTCGCTCACAATGTCGAGGCCGATTCCGCCCTGGAAAATGCCGAGCGTGCCAAGGGCCTTTTGGAGCGCTTCCTCTTTCGGCGCGAGGCGTTGTATCTCGAACGCTACGAACAGCAACTGGCGCAGAATGCCGTCGGATTGTGGACCTTCGCCGAGGCGGATCGTCTCGGTTTCGGTCGTGCTGTTTACGACCGGGCATTCGTGCTGCCGCTGGTTACCGGCTGGGACGCGCCGATTGTGCCTGATGTGCAGCGCCAGCACGACCTCGGCTTGATCGGCACCTGGAGCTGGCGGCCGAACCGGCTCGGCCTGGACTGGTTCCTGGATCAGGTCGTGCCCCATCTTCCCCAGGACATGTCGATCGCGATCGCCGGGCAACTGGATGGAGCGCCTGTCGTTTCGCATCCGGGCATTCGTTTCGTTGGTCGCGTGCCGGACGCCCGCGCCTTCGTTGCGGCCAGTGCCGTCGTGCCGCTGATCAGCCGTGGCGGCACGGGGGTACAGCTGAAAAGTATCGAGACGTTCGAGCTCGGCATGCCGTCGGTTGCCACGCAGGCTTCGTTGCGTGGCATCGAGACGATCCCGGAAAATTGCACGCCGACCGACGATCCCCGGGAGTTTGCCCGCCTGCTGGTGGAAAAGGTCGCCCACGCGCGCGCCGGCCTTTCGCAGCGCCTGGACGGCGCAGCGTTCCACCGGACTCAAAAGGCCAGGATGATGCAGGTCATGCTGGATGTGTTGCCCGGCCTTGCCGCAAATGACGCAAGCGCCCAGGTTCGACCACGATTGAAGGTCCACGACGGAGGCCGGTCGTGA
- a CDS encoding ABC transporter substrate-binding protein — MKRSFLLSVAALALFAGAAGAADLKFKPGEDSKFNWASFEEFKKGHDLKGQTLTIFGPWRGEDEALFKSVYAYFVEATGVELKYSSSENYEQQIVIDTQAGSPSDISILPQPGLIGDLASKGYLTPLGDDTQKWLLDNYAAGQSWVDLSTYKGKDGNAALYAFPYKIDVKSLVWYSPENFEDAGYEVPKTMEELKALTEKIAADGQKPWCIGLGSGGATGWPATDWVEDMMLRTQPADVYDKWVKNEIPFNDPAVVGAIDEFGWFAKNDKFVDGGAAAVASSDFRDSPKGLFASPPKCYLHHQASFIPSFFPEGTVIGEDADFFYMPPYDSKKDLGNPVLGAGTLAMITKDTPAARAFIEFLKTPIAHEVWMAQTSFLTPYKSVNVDAYGNPPLKKQGEILLNATTFRFDGSDLMPGKIGAGAFWTGMVDFVGGKSASDVADSVQKAWDAIK; from the coding sequence GTGAAGAGATCATTTCTGTTGAGCGTGGCTGCGCTGGCGCTGTTTGCGGGCGCTGCCGGCGCTGCGGATCTGAAGTTCAAGCCTGGCGAAGATTCCAAATTCAACTGGGCGAGCTTCGAGGAATTCAAGAAGGGTCACGACCTCAAGGGGCAGACGCTGACGATCTTCGGACCCTGGCGCGGCGAGGACGAAGCGCTCTTCAAGAGCGTCTATGCCTATTTCGTCGAGGCGACCGGCGTCGAGCTCAAATATTCGTCCTCTGAAAACTACGAACAGCAGATCGTCATCGACACCCAGGCCGGCAGCCCGTCCGATATTTCCATCCTGCCGCAGCCGGGCCTGATTGGCGACTTGGCGTCCAAGGGCTACCTGACGCCGCTCGGCGATGATACTCAGAAGTGGCTGCTCGACAATTATGCGGCCGGCCAGTCCTGGGTCGATCTCTCGACCTACAAGGGCAAGGACGGTAACGCCGCCCTCTATGCCTTCCCATACAAGATCGACGTGAAGTCGCTGGTCTGGTATTCGCCTGAGAACTTCGAGGACGCCGGCTACGAAGTGCCGAAGACCATGGAAGAGCTGAAGGCGCTTACCGAGAAGATCGCCGCTGATGGCCAGAAGCCCTGGTGCATTGGCCTCGGCTCGGGCGGCGCGACCGGTTGGCCGGCCACCGACTGGGTGGAAGACATGATGCTGCGCACGCAGCCGGCCGATGTCTACGACAAGTGGGTCAAGAACGAGATCCCGTTCAACGATCCGGCAGTCGTCGGCGCGATCGACGAATTCGGCTGGTTTGCCAAGAACGACAAGTTCGTCGACGGCGGCGCGGCAGCGGTCGCGTCCTCCGACTTCCGCGACAGCCCGAAGGGGCTCTTCGCGTCGCCGCCGAAGTGCTACCTGCATCACCAGGCTTCGTTCATTCCGTCGTTCTTCCCTGAGGGCACGGTGATCGGCGAGGATGCCGACTTCTTCTACATGCCGCCTTATGACAGCAAGAAGGATCTCGGCAATCCGGTTCTCGGTGCCGGCACGCTGGCGATGATCACCAAGGACACGCCGGCGGCACGCGCCTTCATCGAGTTCCTGAAGACACCGATCGCGCATGAAGTCTGGATGGCGCAGACGAGCTTCCTGACGCCCTACAAGAGCGTCAACGTCGATGCCTACGGCAACCCGCCGCTGAAGAAGCAGGGCGAGATCCTGCTGAATGCGACGACCTTCCGCTTCGACGGCTCCGACCTGATGCCCGGCAAGATCGGCGCGGGCGCCTTCTGGACCGGCATGGTCGATTTCGTCGGCGGCAAGTCCGCTTCCGACGTTGCCGACAGCGTTCAGAAGGCCTGGGACGCCATCAAGTAA